A window of the Brassica napus cultivar Da-Ae chromosome A2, Da-Ae, whole genome shotgun sequence genome harbors these coding sequences:
- the LOC125575024 gene encoding glutathione S-transferase DHAR3, chloroplastic-like isoform X2 translates to MIRLRFQPSTVGVLSASVNRAWLTRRYGTNEPGSTRGFGTSAMAASPLEICVKASVTTPNKLGPFCQRVLLTMEEKHVPYDMKLVDLINKPEWFLKISPDGKVPLVKFNEKWVLDSDVITQSLEEKYPEPPLTTPPEKASVGSKIFSTFIGFLKSKDQGDGTEQALLNELSTFNDYLKENGPFINGEKISAVDLSLGPKLHHMKIALGHYKDWSVPDSLSFLKSYMENVFSRESFAKTQAQAEDVIAGWRPKVMA, encoded by the exons atgataagACTGAGGTTTCAACCAAGCACCGTCGGTGTTTTATCGGCGTCAGTCAACCGCGCCTGGTTAACCAGACGTTACGGTACGAATGAACCGGGATCGACTCGTGGGTTTGGAACGTCGGCGATGGCGGCGAGTCCTTTGGAAATTTGCGTCAAAGCTTCCGTCACTACACCCAACAAGCTTG GCCCTTTTTGCCAAAGGGTGTTGCTGACTATGGAGGAGAAGCATGTACCTTATGACATGAAATTGGTGGATTTGATTAACAAGCCAGAGTG GTTCTTGAAAATTAGTCCAGATGGTAAAGTCCCTCTGGTAAAGTTTAATGAGAAATGGGTTCTGGATTCGGATGTTATAACACAATCTTTGGAAGAGAAGTACCCTGAGCCTCCTCTAACAACCCCACCAGAAAAGGCTTCAGT TGGGTCGAAGATCTTCTCCACATTTATCGGCTTTCTCAAGAGCAAAGATCAAGGAGATGGCACTGAGCAAGCTTtattgaatgagcttagtaCATTCAACGATTATCTCAAAGAAAAT GGACCTTTCATAAATGGGGAGAAGATTTCAGCAGTGGATTTGTCCTTAGGACCAAAGTTACACCACATGAAGATCGCATTGGGGCATTACAAGGATTGGTCTGTTCCAGATTCactttctttccttaaatcctACATGGAG AATGTTTTCTCGAGGGAATCATTCGCGAAAACACAAGCTCAAGCAGAGGATGTAATTGCTGGTTGGAGACCGAAGGTGATGGCCTGA
- the LOC125575024 gene encoding glutathione S-transferase DHAR3, chloroplastic-like isoform X1 produces MIRLRFQPSTVGVLSASVNRAWLTRRYGTNEPGSTRGFGTSAMAASPLEICVKASVTTPNKLGDCPFCQRVLLTMEEKHVPYDMKLVDLINKPEWFLKISPDGKVPLVKFNEKWVLDSDVITQSLEEKYPEPPLTTPPEKASVGSKIFSTFIGFLKSKDQGDGTEQALLNELSTFNDYLKENGPFINGEKISAVDLSLGPKLHHMKIALGHYKDWSVPDSLSFLKSYMENVFSRESFAKTQAQAEDVIAGWRPKVMA; encoded by the exons atgataagACTGAGGTTTCAACCAAGCACCGTCGGTGTTTTATCGGCGTCAGTCAACCGCGCCTGGTTAACCAGACGTTACGGTACGAATGAACCGGGATCGACTCGTGGGTTTGGAACGTCGGCGATGGCGGCGAGTCCTTTGGAAATTTGCGTCAAAGCTTCCGTCACTACACCCAACAAGCTTGGTGACT GCCCTTTTTGCCAAAGGGTGTTGCTGACTATGGAGGAGAAGCATGTACCTTATGACATGAAATTGGTGGATTTGATTAACAAGCCAGAGTG GTTCTTGAAAATTAGTCCAGATGGTAAAGTCCCTCTGGTAAAGTTTAATGAGAAATGGGTTCTGGATTCGGATGTTATAACACAATCTTTGGAAGAGAAGTACCCTGAGCCTCCTCTAACAACCCCACCAGAAAAGGCTTCAGT TGGGTCGAAGATCTTCTCCACATTTATCGGCTTTCTCAAGAGCAAAGATCAAGGAGATGGCACTGAGCAAGCTTtattgaatgagcttagtaCATTCAACGATTATCTCAAAGAAAAT GGACCTTTCATAAATGGGGAGAAGATTTCAGCAGTGGATTTGTCCTTAGGACCAAAGTTACACCACATGAAGATCGCATTGGGGCATTACAAGGATTGGTCTGTTCCAGATTCactttctttccttaaatcctACATGGAG AATGTTTTCTCGAGGGAATCATTCGCGAAAACACAAGCTCAAGCAGAGGATGTAATTGCTGGTTGGAGACCGAAGGTGATGGCCTGA
- the LOC125575024 gene encoding glutathione S-transferase DHAR3, chloroplastic-like isoform X3, with product MIRLRFQPSTVGVLSASVNRAWLTRRYGTNEPGSTRGFGTSAMAASPLEICVKASVTTPNKLGDCPFCQRVLLTMEEKHVPYDMKLVDLINKPEWFLKISPDGKVPLVKFNEKWVLDSDVITQSLEEKYPEPPLTTPPEKASVGSKIFSTFIGFLKSKDQGDGTEQALLNELSTFNDYLKENGPFINGEKISAVDLSLGPKLHHMKIALGHYKDWSVPDSLSFLKSYMEMIYRMFSRGNHSRKHKLKQRM from the exons atgataagACTGAGGTTTCAACCAAGCACCGTCGGTGTTTTATCGGCGTCAGTCAACCGCGCCTGGTTAACCAGACGTTACGGTACGAATGAACCGGGATCGACTCGTGGGTTTGGAACGTCGGCGATGGCGGCGAGTCCTTTGGAAATTTGCGTCAAAGCTTCCGTCACTACACCCAACAAGCTTGGTGACT GCCCTTTTTGCCAAAGGGTGTTGCTGACTATGGAGGAGAAGCATGTACCTTATGACATGAAATTGGTGGATTTGATTAACAAGCCAGAGTG GTTCTTGAAAATTAGTCCAGATGGTAAAGTCCCTCTGGTAAAGTTTAATGAGAAATGGGTTCTGGATTCGGATGTTATAACACAATCTTTGGAAGAGAAGTACCCTGAGCCTCCTCTAACAACCCCACCAGAAAAGGCTTCAGT TGGGTCGAAGATCTTCTCCACATTTATCGGCTTTCTCAAGAGCAAAGATCAAGGAGATGGCACTGAGCAAGCTTtattgaatgagcttagtaCATTCAACGATTATCTCAAAGAAAAT GGACCTTTCATAAATGGGGAGAAGATTTCAGCAGTGGATTTGTCCTTAGGACCAAAGTTACACCACATGAAGATCGCATTGGGGCATTACAAGGATTGGTCTGTTCCAGATTCactttctttccttaaatcctACATGGAG ATGATTTACAGAATGTTTTCTCGAGGGAATCATTCGCGAAAACACAAGCTCAAGCAGAGGATGTAA
- the LOC106357291 gene encoding amino acid transporter AVT1H: MSGTKVCIACVEENKVCECHHENPVKELGLSHEASENSSFLHSVINMVGMLIGLGQLSMPYAVESGGWISIFLLISLGVLTTYTSHILGNCLRRNPKSKSYSDIGYSAFGRHGRLLASLFIYLEIFMALVSYTISLHDNIAAAFPATFTNLHNGSFPAAKLTAVAVAIALPSLWIRNLSSISFLSSGGILMSAVIFMSVVYTAVFGGVLDDGRIPVLRLGNIPTVSGVYLFGFGGHIVFPNLYTSMKDPSKFTKVSIVSFATVTALYTALAITGAKMFGPNINPQVTLSLPKHLLVTKIALWATVLTPMTKYALEFAPLAIQLERSLPLTMSDRTKLVTRGLVGSTLLLVILALALTVPYFGYVLSLTGSLVSVTISVILPCAFYVKICWDGMSKFTRAANVVFVVSGCVLGLLGSFDSSKLLVNKLVRVHGN; this comes from the exons ATGTCGGGAACGAAGGTCTGTATTGCGTGTGTTGAGGAAAACAAAGTGTGTGAATGTCACCACGAAAACCCGGTTAAAGAGTTGGGTTTGAGTCATGAGGCGTCTGAGAATAGTTCATTTCTTCATTCGGTTATCAACATGGTTGGTATGCTCATTG GACTAGGCCAACTATCAATGCCATACGCCGTGGAAAGTGGCGGTTGGATCTCAATCTTCCTCCTAATATCCCTCGGAGTTCTCACCACTTACACCTCCCACATCCTCGGAAACTGTCTCCGCCGCAACCCCAAGTCCAAATCCTACTCCGACATCGGCTACTCCGCCTTCGGCCGCCACGGCCGCCTCCTTGCCTCACTCTTCATCTACCTCGAAATCTTCATGGCTTTAGTCTCTTACACCATCTCCCTCCACGACAACATCGCCGCAGCTTTTCCCGCCACCTTCACCAACCTCCACAACGGTTCTTTCCCCGCGGCAAAGCTGACGGCGGTGGCCGTGGCTATCGCTTTGCCGAGCCTATGGATAAGGAATTTGTCTTCGATCTCGTTTCTTTCTTCCGGTGGGATTCTTATGTCAGCTGTTATATTTATGTCGGTGGTTTACACGGCCGTGTTTGGAGGCGTTCTTGACGATGGGAGGATTCCGGTGCTCCGGTTAGGGAATATCCCGACGGTTTCGGGAGTTTATTTGTTCGGCTTCGGTGGTCACATCGTATTTCCTAATCTGTATACTTCCATGAAAGATCCCTCCAAATTTACAAAG GTATCGATCGTAAGCTTTGCTACGGTGACGGCTCTGTACACAGCATTAGCAATCACAGGAGCGAAGATGTTCGGACCAAACATAAATCCCCAAGTTACCCTCAGTCTTCCAAAACATTTACTTGTAACCAAGATAGCTCTTTGGGCCACTGTACTAACCCCGATGACCAAATACGCTCTAGAGTTCGCTCCTTTAGCCATCCAGCTTGAACGCAGCCTTCCTTTGACCATGTCCGATCGCACCAAGCTCGTGACTCGTGGTCTTGTGGGATCCACTCTGCTACTAGTAATTCTCGCGTTGGCTTTAACCGTGCCTTATTTCGGTTATGTTTTGAGCCTCACGGGCTCCTTGGTTAGCGTCACCATCTCCGTTATATTACCATGTGCTTTCTACGTGAAGATATGCTGGGACGGGATGTCGAAGTTCACAAGAGCCGCGAATGTTGTGTTTGTTGTTTCTGGTTGCGTTCTTGGACTTTTGGGATCGTTTGATTCGTCCAAGTTGCTTGTGAATAAGCTCGTTCGCGTTCATGGAAATTGA
- the LOC106354444 gene encoding transducin beta-like protein 3 has translation MGMACHASGGLLATAGADRKVLVWDVDGGFCTHYFKGHKGVVSSVLFHPDANKNILISGSDDATVRVWDLMAKNTEKKCLAILDKHFSAVSSIALSEDGLTLLTAGRDKVVNVWDLHDYSCKTTVATYEVLEAVTTVSSGSPLASFIASLDQKSQKKKTSSQETHFITLGERGVVRIWKSEGSVCLYEQKSSDITVSSDDEESKRGFTAAAMLPSDRGLLCMTADQQFFIYSVVENVEEPELVLNKRLVGYNEEISDMKFLGDEEQFLAVATNLEEVRVYDVATMSCSYVLAGHKEVVLSLDTCVSSSGNVLVVTGSKDKTVRLWNATSQSCIGVGTGHNGDILAVAFAKKSFSFFVSGSGDRTLKVWSLDGISEDSEEPINLKTRSVVAAHDKDINSVAVARNDSLVCTGSEDRTASIWRLPDLVHVVTLKGHKRRIFSVEFSPVDQCVMTASGDKTVKIWAISDGSCLKTFEGHTSSVLRASFITDGTQFVSCGADGLLKLWNVNTSECIATYDQHEDKVWALAVGKKTEMVATGGGDAVINIWHDSTASDKEDEFRKEEETILRGQELENAVLDAEYTKAIRLAFELRRPHKVYELFAGLCKKRESDDQIVKALQGLEKEEFRLLFEYLREWNTKPNRCHIAQFVLYQTFNILPPTEIVQVKGIGELLEGLIPYSQRHFNRMDRFVRSSFLLDYTLGEMSVIDPEAETEYPKDKKIEEEFIASVSAIEQETEADQKTPSRKRKSQKSKDRSSKKRLVAEAQGNVIAV, from the exons ATGGGCATGGCTTGCCACGCGTCTGGTGGATTGTTAGCTACAGCTGGAGCTGATAGGAAAGTCCTTGTTTGGGATGTTGATGGTGGTTTCTGCACTCATTACTTCAAAGGTCATAAAGGAGTTGTTTCGAGTGTCTTGTTCCATCCTGATGCTAACAAAAACATC CTTATATCGGGAAGTGATGATGCAACCGTTCGTGTCTGGGATCTTATGGCAAAGAACACTGAGAAGAAGTGTCTTGCCATTTTGGATAAGCACTTTTCAGCTGTGAGTTCGATTGCTCTATCAGAGGATGGGTTGACTTTACTCACTGCTGGAAGAGATAAA GTTGTGAATGTGTGGGACCTTCATGATTATAGCTGCAAGACTACAGTTGCAACGTATGAGGTACTAGAAGCTGTGACAACAGTTTCTTCTGGGTCGCCTTTGGCTTCTTTTATAGCGTCTCTTGATCAGAAGAGTCAGAAGAAGAAAACTTCTTCTCAAGAAACGCATTTTATTACTCTTGGGGAACGTGGTGTGGTGCGCATTTGGAAGTCTGAAGG TTCAGTTTGCCTCTACGAGCAGAAGTCGTCGGATATTACTGTCAGCTCGGATGATGAGGAATCTAAAAGAGGGTTCACTGCAGCTGCCATGCTGCCTTCTGATCGTGGACTGCTTTGTATGACTGCTGATCAGCAGTTTTTTATCTACTCCGTCGTggaaaatgtagaagaaccaGAGTTAGTGCTAAACAAGAGGCTTGTTGGATATAATGAAGAAATTTCTGATATGAAGTTCCTAGGTGATGAAGAACAGTTTCTCGCAGTAGCTACAAATCTCGAGGAG GTTCGTGTTTATGATGTTGCAACAATGTCATGTTCCTACGTATTAGCTGGACATAAAGAAGTTGTTCTGTCCCTTGACACATGCGTATCTAGTTCTGGGAATGTTCTAGTCGTGACTGGAAGCAAAGACAAAACT GTAAGGCTATGGAATGCAACAAGCCAATCTTGCATTGGAGTTGGTACAGGTCATAATGGAGATATCTTAGCGGTTGCTTTTGCGAAGAAGTCTTTCAGTTTCTTTGTCAGCGGCAGTGG TGATCGTACACTGAAGGTCTGGAGCCTTGATGGTATCTCAGAGGACTCGGAAGAGCCCATTAATCTGAAAACTAGAAGTGTTGTCGCTGCTCATGATAAAGACATCAATTCCGTGGCTGTTGCTCGTAATGATAGCTTGGTCTGCACTGGCTCTGAG GATCGGACAGCTAGCATATGGAGGTTACCAGACTTGGTGCATGTCGTTACACTTAAGGGACATAAGAGGCGGATATTTTCTGTTGAGTTCTCACCTGTTGATCAGTGCGTAATGACAGCATCCGGTGATAAAACAGTAAAAATTTGGGCTATATCTGATGGTTCATGCCTCAAAACATTCGAAGGTCACACCTCAAGTGTCCTTAGGGCCTCATTCATAACTGATGGCACCCAATTTGTCTCATGTG GTGCCGATGGTTTATTGAAACTTTGGAATGTGAACACTAGCGAATGCATTGCCACATATGACCAGCACGAGGACAAG GTATGGGCTTTAGCTGTTGGAAAGAAAACAGAAATGGTTGCAACTGGTGGAGGCGATGCAGTTATTAATATATGGCATGATTCCACCGCTTCTGATAAAGAAGACGAATTTCGGAAAGAG GAAGAAACAATCTTGAGAGGTCAGGAGCTGGAAAACGCAGTGTTAGATGCTGAATACACTAAAGCCATAAGATTAGCTTTTGAGCTTCGTAGGCCTCACAAAGTTTACGAACTCTTCGCTGGCCTCTGCAA GAAAAGAGAATCAGACGACCAGATTGTGAAAGCTCTTCAAGGACTTGAAAAAGAAGAGTTCCGTTTACTTTTTGAATATCTCAGAGAATGGAACACAAAACCAAACCGATGCCACATTGCTCAGTTTGTTCTTTACCAAACCTTCAACATACTTCCTCCCACAGAAATAGTTCAG GTAAAAGGAATTGGAGAACTCCTGGAAGGTCTAATCCCATATTCTCAGAGACATTTCAATAGGATGGACAGGTTTGTAAGAAGCAGTTTCTTGTTAGACTACACACTCGGTGAGATGTCGGTGATTGATCCAGAGGCCGAGACAGAGTATCCTAAAGACAAGAAGATAGAAGAAGAGTTCATTGCTTCTGTGTCTGCAATTGAACAAGAGACAGAAGCAGACCAAAAGACGCCTTCAAGGAAACGAAAGTCTCAGAAATCAAAAGATAGATCGAGCAAGAAGAGACTCGTTGCAGAAGCTCAGGGAAATGTAATCGCAGTTTGA
- the LOC125582288 gene encoding transducin beta-like protein 3, with protein sequence MAPQSLKKNYRCSRSLKQFYSGGPFVVSSDGSFIVCACGDAINIVDASDSSVKSTIEGESDSLTALALSPDDKLLFSGGHSRQIRVWDLETLKCIRTWKVKICV encoded by the coding sequence ATGGCTCCTCAGTCGCTGAAGAAGAACTATCGTTGCTCTCGATCTCTAAAGCAGTTCTACAGCGGTGGTCCTTTCGTCGTCTCCTCTGACGGTTCTTTCATCGTCTGCGCATGTGGCGACGCGATTAACATCGTCGACGCGTCGGACTCGTCGGTGAAATCGACAATCGAAGGCGAGTCGGACTCGCTCACTGCTCTGGCTCTTAGCCCTGACGATAAGCTACTCTTCTCCGGTGGACATAGTAGACAGATTCGAGTTTGGGATTTGGAGACGTTGAAATGCATTCGCACTTGGAAGGTAAAAATCTGTGTTTAA
- the LOC106354443 gene encoding uncharacterized protein LOC106354443, whose product MNPVAVHRVSFDCVSRFSLIRRESGGGGFSGARIVKSRGRNRRLHAVTASLITSADSFEVGRLIGSYGFMNVTSYSGLRSGDEFESSSDDIGRLKSQDIGEGAVKIRLYEGRISQGPFRGTPITFKVYPGQRAGGIEADMMAANELNAHSFLQSNKNLPANLLILVGGFETQFGEQWLAFRDGGKDSAADYARIASEKTSRARSQGAWNPYEKEVTMKRRRNFVVTILQGAMKGLAFMHANDRLHQSLGPSSIVLNTPAEREAMYLIPRLRDLAFSVDIRPSCLEEGATSGALSEQLWRRATASGAFTVFEKRAFGIADDIYEAGLLFAYLAFVPFCEAGVMDSLSLQRLLENTFRLDIEAVREYCLADERLEEAVKFLDFGDRAGWELLQAMLNADHRKRPMAEAVLSHRFLNGIVK is encoded by the exons ATGAATCCGGTCGCTGTTCATCGCGTTTCCTTCGACTGCGTTTCGCGTTTCTCTTTGATCCGCCGAGAATCAGGCGGCGGCGGATTCTCCGGTGCTCGGATTGTGAAATCGCGTGGAAGGAATCGGCGGCTGCATGCGGTTACGGCGAGTTTGATCACCAGCGCTGACTCGTTCGAGGTGGGGAGGCTTATCGGAAGCTACGGATTCATGAATGTAACTAG CTATTCAGGGTTGCGGTCAGGAGATGAATTTGAATCTTCATCTGATGATATTGGGAGATTAAAATCTCAGGACATTGGAGAAGGCGCCGTTAAGATCAG ACTATACGAAGGAAGAATATCACAAGGTCCATTTCGAGGAACACCTATCACCTTTAAG GTCTATCCCGGACAGCGTGCTGGTGGAATTGAGGCTGACATGATGGCCGCTAACGAGTTGAATGCACATTCTTTTCTCCAG AGCAATAAAAACCTACCTGCTAACCTGCTTATACTTGTTGGTGGCTTTGAGACACAGTTTGGGGAACAG TGGCTGGCTTTTCGTGACGGTGGTAAAGATAGTGCAGCTGATTACGCGCGAATTGCGAGTGAAAAAACATCAAGAGCTCGCTCACAAGGAGCATGGAATCCTTACGAAAAGGAAGTGACGATGAAACGAAGGAGAAATTTTGTTGTTACGATCCTACAAGGTGCAATGAAAGGTCTAGCCTTTATGCATGCCAATGATAGGTTACACCAAAGCCTCGGGCCCTCCTCGATTGTTCTCAA TACACCAGCGGAGAGAGAAGCCATGTATTTAATCCCGAGGCTGCGAGATCTAGCCTTTTCTGTTGACATAAG GCCATCATGCTTGGAAGAAGGAGCGACCTCTGGTGCACTATCAGAGCAACTTTGGCGAAGGGCAACTGCTTCGGGCGCCTTCACAGTTTTTGAGAAGAGAGCTTTTGGGATTGCAGATGACAT ATATGAAGCCGGTCTTCTCTTTGCATACTTGGCCTTTGTTCCGTTCTGTGAAGCAGGCGTAATGGATTCTCTTTCTCTTCAG AGACTACTGGAAAACACATTCCGGCTGGATATTGAGGCAGTAAGAGA GTACTGTTTAGCTGATGAACGCCTTGAAGAAGCTGTTAAGTTTCTGGATTTTGGTGATAGAGCTGGTTGGGAATTGCTCCAG GCAATGTTGAACGCTGACCACAGGAAACGGCCAATGGCGGAAGCTGTTCTTAGTCACCGATTCTTGAACGGCATTGTTAAATGA
- the LOC106354441 gene encoding heat stress transcription factor A-1b — translation MESVQSAPSANSNSPSIPPPVSSVPPFLSKTYDMVDDPSTNEVVSWSSGNNSFVVWNVPEFSKVLLPKHFKHNNFSSFVRQLNTYGFRKVDPDQWEFANEGFLRGQKQLLKGIVRRKPQNQQQTQVQNSSVSACVEVGKFGIEEEVERLKRDKNVLMQELVRLRQQQQATEHQLQNVGQKVQVMEQRQQQTMSFLAKAVQSPGFLNQLVQQNSDGNKHIQGSNKKRRLPGDEEESCGELNRQIVKYQPSINEAAQTMLRQVLNRSSSPVSNNPESFLLSDAPSSNSPNSAHSAMNQVHEAGLVDHSQAGPSPSQGVAAAAASWNPESELVGLETGDGVCFDPIMAALGGSLEIESDEVSPVGEGEMTEIENEVPKLPGVQDSFWEQFFADETAVIGEGDVIISEAVENCEMVMEQEPKEWKQQEMNHLTEQMELLSSEAQRK, via the exons ATGGAATCGGTTCAATCCGCACCGTCAGCGAACTCAAACTCGCCGTCTATCCCTCCGCCGGTGAGCTCAGTGCCACCGTTTCTGAGCAAAACCTACGACATGGTTGATGACCCTTCGACCAATGAGGTCGTGTCCTGGAGCAGCGGGAACAACAGCTTCGTCGTCTGGAACGTCCCTGAGTTCTCCAAAGTGCTCTTGCCTAAGCATTTCAAGCACAATAATTTCTCCAGCTTCGTTAGGCAGTTAAATACATAC GGATTCAGAAAAGTTGATCCAGATCAATGGGAATTTGCAAATGAAGGGTTTTTAAGAGGCCAAAAGCAACTACTAAAGGGCATTGTAAGGAGAAAGCCTCAGAATCAGCAACAAACTCAAGTTCAGAACTCATCTGTTAGCGCTTGTGTGGAGGTGGGGAAGTTTGgaatagaagaagaagtggaaaGACTCAAGCGTGACAAGAACGTGCTTATGCAAGAGCTTGTGAGGCTGAGGCAGCAGCAACAAGCTACGGAACACCAGCTGCAGAACGTGGGACAGAAAGTTCAGGTGATGGAGCAGAGGCAACAACAGACGATGTCGTTTCTGGCAAAGGCGGTTCAGAGTCCGGGATTCTTGAACCAGTTGGTGCAGCAGAATAGTGATGGCAACAAGCATATTCAGGGAAGCAACAAAAAGAGGAGACTTCCTGGAGATGAAGAGGAGAGTTGTGGAGAGCTTAACCGTCAGATTGTTAAGTACCAGCCGTCTATAAACGAAGCAGCACAAACTATGCTTAGACAGGTCTTGAATAGAAGTAGCTCACCGGTTTCAAACAATCCTGAGAGTTTCCTCTTGAGTGATGCTCCCAGTTCTAACTCTCCCAACTCAGCTCACTCAGCAATGAATCAAGTACACGAGGCAGGTTTGGTGGATCATTCTCAAGCTGGTCCAAGTCCAAGCCAAGGAGTAGCAGCAGCTGCAGCTTCTTGGAACCCTGAATCTGAGTTAGTTGGACTGGAGACAGGTGATGGAGTGTGTTTCGATCCAATAATGGCTGCTTTAGGTGGCTCGCTGGAAATAGAAAGCGATGAAGTTTCTCCTGTAGGTGAGGGAGAGATGACTGAGATAGAGAACGAGGTCCCTAAGCTGCCAGGAGTCCAAGATTCATTCTGGGAACAGTTCTTTGCTGATGAAACCGCGGTGATTGGTGAGGGAGACGTCATTATTTCAGAAGCAGTGGAGAACTGTGAGATGGTAATGGAGCAAGAACCGAAGGAGTGGAAGCAACAAGAAATGAACCATCTTACTGAACAAATGGAACTTCTTTCTTCAGAAGCACAGAGGAAATGA
- the LOC106354442 gene encoding syntaxin-21: FALETVLNFVGSVVGRQKTRLQISELVKYTSARLKEASEADHHGAASPIKKITDAKLAKDFQSVLKEFQKVQRFAAEREITYTPVVTTKDIPTSYNAEELDIESLRTSQQQTRLLQSRQEVVFLDNEITFNEAIIEEREQGIREIQEQIGEVNEIFKDLAVLVNDQGVMIDDISSNIDNSQAATAQATIQLRKASKTQRANSSLTCLLILIFGIVLLIVIIVVLV; the protein is encoded by the exons TTTGCTCTGGAAACTGTATTAAATTTTGTTGGTTCTGTTGTTGGCAGGCAAAAGACAAGGTTACAGATATCAGAACTGGTGAAATATACTTCAGCTAGACTCAAGGAAGCTAGTGAAGCCGACCACCATGGCGCAGCTTCT CCAATTAAGAAGATTACGGATGCTAAACTGGCAAAAGATTTCCAGTCAGTTCTCAAAGAGTTTCAGAAAGTTCAGAGATTTGCAGCTGAAAGAGAAATTACATATACTCCTGTCGTCACGACAAAAGATATACCTACCAG CTATAATGCAGAGGAACTGGATATTGAATCTTTAAGGACCTCCCAGCAACAAACTCGTCTTCTACAATCAAG GCAAGAAGTAGTGTTTCTAGATAACGAGATAACATTCAATGAAGCAATCATCGAGGAAAGAGAGCAAGGAATTAGAGAAATTCAAGAACAGATTGGTGAAGTGAATGAAATCTTCAAAGATCTAGCTGTTTTAGTGAATGATCAAGGAGTTATGATCG ATGACATCAGCTCTAACATTGATAACTCGCAAGCTGCAACTGCACAGGCCACAATTCAACTCAGAAAAGCATCTAAAACTCAAAGAGCAAACTCATCTTTG ACATGCCTTCTTATTCTCATTTTTGGGATTGTTCTGCTCATTGTCATCATCGTTGTATTGGTCTGA